The following are from one region of the Actinoplanes sp. L3-i22 genome:
- the bioD gene encoding dethiobiotin synthase, with amino-acid sequence MVLVTGTDTGVGKTVATAAVAAAAQAAGLRVAVLKPGQTGTITGEPTDAEVVTRLAGPDTVKTLAEYPEPLAPLAAARVADLPPLELYNVVDAIRAEAEKHDLVLVEGAGGLLVPMGLRPSGEAWTFADLATALGANVLVVARAGLGTLNHTALTLEALDRRGVPAKVILGAWPSEPELVHWANLSELVPHLVGALPQGAGSMDPGVFRRSAPGWLTPALHGVLDNWRVWAEEAG; translated from the coding sequence ATCGTCCTGGTCACCGGCACCGACACCGGGGTCGGCAAGACCGTCGCGACCGCCGCGGTCGCCGCCGCCGCGCAGGCCGCGGGCCTCCGGGTCGCGGTCCTCAAGCCGGGGCAGACCGGCACGATCACCGGCGAGCCCACCGACGCCGAGGTCGTCACCCGCCTGGCCGGGCCGGACACGGTGAAGACCCTCGCGGAATATCCCGAGCCGCTCGCCCCGCTGGCCGCGGCCCGGGTCGCCGACCTGCCGCCGCTGGAGCTCTACAACGTCGTCGACGCGATCCGGGCCGAGGCCGAGAAACACGACCTGGTCCTGGTCGAGGGGGCCGGCGGCCTGCTGGTGCCGATGGGCCTGCGGCCGTCCGGGGAGGCCTGGACGTTCGCCGACCTGGCCACCGCGCTCGGCGCGAACGTGCTGGTGGTGGCACGGGCCGGGCTCGGCACGCTGAACCACACCGCGCTCACCCTGGAGGCGCTCGACCGGCGCGGCGTGCCGGCCAAGGTGATCCTCGGGGCCTGGCCCAGCGAGCCCGAGCTGGTGCACTGGGCGAACCTCAGCGAGCTGGTCCCGCACCTGGTCGGGGCGCTGCCGCAGGGCGCCGGGTCGATGGATCCGGGGGTCTTCCGGCGATCCGCCCCGGGCTGGCTCACCCCGGCCCTGCACGGCGTTCTGGACAACTGGCGCGTCTGGGCAGAAGAGGCGGGATAG
- a CDS encoding HAD family hydrolase, translated as MTPAALLLDFGGVLADSPPRARTASPELVLRVYNLIHGALSPGEILQSLTDAGIEYARWRDEDSPDELPQAEVWERFVIPGWPPAAQVRVRTAIAKLSYDWAWRSGWAVRPGIPEALAAYAAADVPLAVVSNTLSGAAHRDYLAQAGLGHYFAVQIYSDEAGVRKPNPQMIWNATDVLKVPPAACWFVGDSRRRDVACARRADVARAILMPSARRDPDDPLLSPEPDVIVKDGFGLIELLSENLK; from the coding sequence ATGACGCCGGCGGCTCTGCTCCTGGACTTCGGCGGGGTGCTGGCCGACTCGCCGCCGCGGGCCCGGACGGCCTCGCCCGAGCTGGTGCTCCGGGTCTACAACCTGATCCACGGCGCGCTCTCGCCCGGCGAGATCCTGCAGTCGCTGACCGACGCGGGCATCGAGTACGCCCGCTGGCGCGACGAGGACTCCCCGGACGAGCTGCCGCAGGCCGAGGTCTGGGAGCGTTTCGTGATCCCGGGCTGGCCGCCGGCCGCGCAGGTACGGGTCCGCACCGCGATCGCCAAGCTCAGCTACGACTGGGCCTGGCGCAGCGGCTGGGCGGTGCGGCCCGGCATTCCGGAGGCGCTGGCCGCCTACGCCGCGGCGGACGTCCCGCTGGCCGTGGTCAGCAACACGCTGAGCGGCGCCGCGCACCGGGACTACCTGGCCCAGGCAGGCCTGGGCCACTACTTCGCGGTGCAGATCTACAGCGACGAGGCGGGCGTGCGCAAGCCCAACCCGCAGATGATCTGGAACGCCACCGACGTGCTCAAGGTGCCGCCGGCGGCGTGCTGGTTCGTCGGTGACAGCCGGCGGCGGGACGTGGCCTGTGCCCGCCGCGCCGACGTGGCCAGGGCGATCCTGATGCCGTCCGCCCGCAGGGACCCGGACGATCCGCTGCTCAGCCCGGAGCCGGACGTGATCGTCAAGGACGGCTTCGGGCTGATCGAGCTTTTGTCCGAAAACTTAAAATAA
- a CDS encoding GNAT family N-acetyltransferase has protein sequence MALWRIRATVDDRPGYLSVLTASLALKSVNILAVQVHTTEGGAVDDFLVDAPDRMTEPDLLAAVAKGRGRDVFVARAEAQGLADQPTRALALAGRLVHEPDALGESLVALLDATDVRWRPHPAFDQPGVHGGRMTLADPAGGSYEVLRALPAFTPAEYARAQALVELAATVTRRQRETVTFMVPDGAEVILRPAGAEDLAAVRELHDHSSAGTLRRRYLAGGSPTEARLRRLLEPAGGVTLLAVAPGGRVVAMASLLAEGDLGEIAVLVEDDWQRRGLGTALLRRLRAHAERAGFAALVAHTGADNVAMLRTLRRLGHGPMERDGALVSVTLPAAGQPVGEETPATSG, from the coding sequence ATGGCGTTGTGGCGGATCCGGGCCACGGTCGACGACCGACCCGGTTACCTCTCTGTGCTGACCGCGAGTCTCGCCCTGAAATCGGTCAACATCCTTGCCGTCCAGGTGCACACCACCGAGGGCGGCGCGGTCGACGACTTCCTGGTCGACGCTCCGGACCGGATGACCGAGCCCGACCTGCTGGCCGCGGTGGCCAAGGGCCGCGGGCGGGACGTGTTCGTCGCCCGTGCCGAGGCGCAGGGCCTGGCCGACCAGCCCACCCGCGCGCTGGCCCTGGCCGGCCGGCTGGTGCACGAGCCGGACGCGCTCGGCGAGTCGCTGGTCGCCCTGCTCGACGCGACCGACGTGCGGTGGCGTCCGCACCCGGCGTTCGACCAGCCCGGCGTCCACGGCGGGCGGATGACGCTGGCCGATCCGGCCGGCGGGTCCTACGAGGTGCTCCGGGCGCTGCCCGCGTTCACCCCGGCGGAGTATGCGCGGGCCCAGGCCCTGGTCGAGCTGGCCGCCACGGTGACCCGGCGGCAGCGCGAGACCGTCACGTTCATGGTTCCGGACGGCGCCGAGGTGATCCTGCGCCCGGCCGGCGCGGAGGATCTGGCCGCCGTTCGTGAGCTGCACGACCACTCGTCCGCCGGCACCCTGCGGCGGCGCTATCTGGCCGGCGGGTCGCCCACCGAGGCCCGGCTGCGCCGTCTGCTGGAGCCGGCCGGCGGGGTGACCCTGCTCGCGGTCGCGCCCGGCGGCCGGGTGGTGGCGATGGCCAGCCTGCTCGCCGAGGGTGACCTGGGCGAGATCGCGGTCCTGGTGGAGGACGACTGGCAGCGCCGCGGTCTGGGCACCGCGCTGCTCCGGCGGCTGCGCGCGCACGCCGAGCGGGCCGGGTTCGCCGCGCTGGTCGCGCACACCGGTGCGGACAACGTGGCGATGCTGCGGACCCTGCGCCGGCTGGGCCACGGGCCGATGGAGCGCGACGGCGCGCTGGTCAGCGTCACGCTGCCGGCCGCGGGTCAGCCGGTCGGCGAGGAGACTCCCGCTACCTCGGGGTAG
- a CDS encoding methyltransferase has translation MLLDFVRAHTVLAPVPFVPEIALRQAEEPIALWEATEAGGAEQPPPFWAFAWAGGQALARHILDDPDLVAGRSVLDLATGSGLVAVAAARAGAAPVIANDIDPLSLAAAAANAEDNRVAVQTIEGDLLDTDEKYGVVLAGDVFYSREMAGRVLPFLRRAAGRGSLVLVGDPGRAYLPAGMVKRATYDVPVIEALESCTIRRTSVWQVLS, from the coding sequence GTGCTCCTCGATTTCGTACGCGCCCACACCGTTCTCGCCCCGGTCCCGTTCGTCCCGGAGATCGCCCTTCGGCAGGCCGAGGAGCCGATCGCGCTCTGGGAGGCGACCGAGGCGGGCGGCGCCGAGCAGCCGCCGCCGTTCTGGGCGTTCGCCTGGGCCGGCGGGCAGGCGCTGGCCCGGCACATCCTGGACGATCCGGACCTGGTCGCCGGGCGCAGCGTGCTGGACCTGGCGACCGGCTCCGGCCTGGTCGCGGTCGCGGCGGCGCGGGCCGGGGCGGCCCCGGTGATCGCGAACGACATCGACCCGCTGTCGCTGGCCGCCGCCGCGGCCAACGCCGAGGACAACCGGGTGGCGGTCCAGACGATCGAGGGCGACCTGCTGGACACCGACGAGAAGTACGGCGTGGTCCTGGCCGGCGACGTCTTCTACAGCCGGGAGATGGCCGGGCGGGTGCTGCCGTTCCTGCGGCGGGCCGCCGGGCGGGGGTCGCTCGTCCTGGTCGGTGACCCGGGGCGGGCCTATCTGCCGGCCGGGATGGTCAAGCGGGCGACCTATGACGTGCCGGTGATCGAGGCGCTGGAGAGCTGCACGATTCGCCGTACGTCGGTCTGGCAGGTTTTGTCCTAA
- a CDS encoding pyrimidine reductase family protein: MSGLPSGQDELVARYPRLDRPTLRVNFIASADGAVTVDGLSAGLQGPGDKEVFDTLRMVCDALIVAAGTVRAERYDALRLTPAARAWRVAHGLPEFPLMVIVSGSLDLDPAQLIFSDAPVRPIVLTHRAAPDAPIRAVTEVITVGDEQVDLAAGVAALHARGAGQLLCEGGPGLLGSMIAADLVDELCLTVAPLLAGGEAGRIAHGPATPARRMALRHALTREDMLFLRYGRP, encoded by the coding sequence ATGAGCGGGCTCCCTTCCGGCCAGGACGAGCTGGTCGCCCGCTATCCGCGGCTCGACCGGCCCACCCTGCGGGTGAACTTCATCGCCAGCGCGGACGGCGCGGTCACCGTCGACGGCCTCTCCGCCGGGCTGCAGGGCCCGGGCGACAAGGAGGTCTTCGACACCCTGCGGATGGTCTGCGACGCGCTGATCGTGGCGGCCGGCACGGTCCGCGCCGAGCGGTACGACGCGCTGCGCCTCACCCCGGCGGCCCGGGCCTGGCGGGTGGCGCACGGCCTGCCCGAGTTCCCGCTGATGGTGATCGTCTCCGGCTCCCTGGACCTGGACCCGGCCCAGTTGATCTTCTCGGACGCGCCGGTCCGGCCGATCGTGCTGACCCACCGCGCCGCGCCCGACGCGCCGATCCGCGCGGTCACCGAGGTGATCACGGTCGGTGACGAGCAGGTCGACCTGGCGGCCGGGGTGGCGGCGCTGCACGCGCGCGGCGCCGGCCAGCTGCTCTGCGAGGGCGGTCCGGGCCTGCTGGGCTCGATGATCGCCGCGGATCTGGTCGACGAGCTCTGCCTCACGGTCGCGCCGCTGCTGGCCGGCGGCGAGGCGGGCCGGATCGCGCACGGACCGGCCACGCCGGCCCGGCGGATGGCGCTGCGGCACGCGCTCACCCGTGAGGACATGCTGTTCCTCCGCTACGGCCGGCCATAG
- a CDS encoding amino acid-binding protein, which translates to MLLRVRVTLPDRPGALGQVARTLGVAGADIVQVVVLERLGGRAVDDFTVVWPGAARVERLLAGLAAIPGVQVDGVWKAIGAPVSGGHDAELLAQVAANPADGLATLVDAMPGLLAADWAAAAMVPADWAARSGANGINHEPRVAYASWRAPSPLHLPEVTPLRARPFAEPGGARYAVAPFGRGGLVLLVARTDEDDLAAAAFHVTEVDRVAQLVRAAAVILGDRLDSVTPATTAQV; encoded by the coding sequence ATGTTGCTGCGGGTTCGAGTCACCCTGCCGGACCGTCCCGGCGCTCTCGGCCAGGTCGCGCGCACCCTGGGTGTCGCCGGCGCGGACATCGTCCAGGTCGTGGTGCTGGAGCGACTCGGCGGCCGGGCCGTCGACGACTTCACCGTCGTCTGGCCAGGTGCGGCCCGCGTGGAGCGACTCCTCGCCGGTCTGGCCGCGATCCCCGGGGTCCAGGTCGACGGCGTGTGGAAGGCGATCGGCGCCCCGGTCAGCGGGGGCCACGACGCCGAGCTGCTCGCCCAGGTCGCGGCGAACCCGGCGGACGGCCTGGCCACCCTGGTCGACGCGATGCCCGGGCTGCTCGCCGCGGACTGGGCCGCCGCCGCGATGGTCCCGGCCGACTGGGCCGCGCGCAGTGGCGCCAACGGCATCAACCACGAGCCCCGGGTGGCGTACGCGAGCTGGCGCGCCCCGTCCCCGCTGCACCTGCCCGAGGTCACCCCGCTGCGGGCCCGCCCGTTCGCCGAGCCGGGCGGCGCGCGGTACGCGGTCGCCCCGTTCGGCCGCGGCGGACTGGTCCTGCTGGTCGCCCGGACCGACGAGGACGACCTGGCGGCCGCTGCGTTCCACGTGACCGAGGTCGATCGGGTGGCCCAGCTGGTGCGGGCCGCCGCGGTGATCCTGGGCGACCGGCTGGACTCGGTGACGCCGGCCACCACGGCCCAGGTGTGA
- the bioB gene encoding biotin synthase BioB: MPQILDRARTQVLDNGAGLDQAEILEILRLPDEDLPDLLQLAHDVRMKWCGPEVEVEGIVSLKTGGCPEDCHFCSQSGLFSSPVRSLWLDIPSLVKAAEQTAATGATEFCIVAAVRGPDQRLMDQMRQGVKAIKEAVDIQVAASLGMLTQEQVDDLVDMGVHRYNHNLETCESYFPNVVTTHSWEERWSTLTMVRESGMEVCCGGILGLGETIEQRAEFAAQLAQLDPHEVPLNFLNPRPGTPLGDRPVVEGKDALRAIAAFRLAMPKTILRYAGGREITLGDLGTREGLLGGINAVIVGNYLTTLGRPATADLELLQDLKMPVKSLSATF, translated from the coding sequence ATGCCTCAGATCCTCGACCGGGCACGTACCCAAGTCCTCGACAACGGCGCCGGCCTCGATCAGGCCGAGATCCTCGAGATCCTGCGACTGCCCGACGAGGACCTGCCCGACCTCCTCCAACTCGCCCACGACGTCCGCATGAAGTGGTGCGGCCCGGAGGTCGAGGTCGAGGGGATCGTCTCGCTGAAGACCGGCGGCTGCCCGGAGGACTGCCACTTCTGCTCCCAGTCCGGGCTGTTCTCGTCCCCGGTCCGGTCCCTCTGGCTGGACATCCCGTCCCTGGTCAAGGCCGCCGAGCAGACCGCCGCGACGGGCGCCACCGAGTTCTGCATCGTGGCCGCCGTCCGCGGTCCGGACCAGCGCCTGATGGACCAGATGCGGCAGGGCGTCAAGGCGATCAAGGAAGCCGTCGACATCCAGGTCGCCGCGAGCCTCGGCATGCTCACCCAGGAGCAGGTCGACGACCTGGTCGACATGGGCGTGCACCGCTACAACCACAACCTCGAGACCTGCGAGTCCTACTTCCCGAACGTGGTGACCACCCATTCGTGGGAGGAGCGCTGGTCCACGCTGACGATGGTCCGCGAGTCCGGGATGGAGGTCTGCTGCGGCGGCATCCTCGGCCTGGGCGAGACGATCGAGCAGCGGGCCGAGTTCGCCGCGCAGCTCGCCCAGCTGGACCCGCACGAGGTCCCGCTGAACTTCCTCAACCCGCGGCCCGGCACGCCGCTCGGCGACCGCCCGGTGGTCGAGGGCAAGGACGCGCTGCGCGCGATCGCCGCCTTCCGGCTGGCGATGCCCAAGACCATTCTTCGGTACGCGGGTGGCCGCGAGATCACGCTCGGCGACCTGGGCACCCGTGAAGGTCTGCTCGGCGGCATCAACGCCGTGATCGTCGGCAACTACCTGACCACGCTGGGCCGGCCCGCGACCGCGGACCTGGAGCTGCTGCAGGACCTGAAGATGCCGGTCAAGTCGCTGTCCGCGACGTTCTGA
- a CDS encoding ATP-binding protein produces MIGVSDETSPVGRVLGTADATPLQFWTAVAPGSYLQLDDVVTTKRDLPDRESVTISGVVTQVRARHEGAQFDSDVFAIADGTLPAMVQEAAEITTTRVDPELYVPPAPGAVVHRASGEARDAALHFDRMERRVPMGTGRDGVPVFLNADFLDGTRGAHVSISGISGVATKTSFATFLLYSVFRSGQLGADGANARALIFNVKGEDLLFLDHPNTKLDDKTRSYYKLLDLPDSPFTDVRVYAPPRAGDPSGAPDVSGRLTGVDSFYWTLDEFCSAKLLPYVFADADDERQQYTMVVHSVTAHLHRYAVPAEGGISIDGKRIGSYGDLVDHIVEQLTDDETRSIWAGSAINMGTVNAFARRMIGSKRDLSRLIRGDLAQRRPHQIKTADSAQVTVVDLHNLPDRAQRFVVGVTLKSEFEEKEKSGTGRPLLFVVLDELNKYAPREGTSPIKEVLLDIAERGRSLGVILIGAQQTASEVERRIVTNSAIRVVGRLDPAEASRPEYGFLPPAMRQRALLARPGTMFVNQPDIPVPLCVEFPFPAWATRKSESGPPPAETQRSIVQGADPFAVIGGRAGGDDDIPF; encoded by the coding sequence ATGATCGGCGTGTCTGACGAAACTTCCCCCGTCGGGCGGGTGCTTGGCACCGCCGACGCGACCCCGCTCCAGTTCTGGACGGCCGTCGCCCCCGGCAGTTACCTGCAGCTCGACGACGTCGTGACCACGAAGCGTGACCTTCCGGACCGCGAGTCGGTGACGATCTCCGGCGTGGTCACCCAGGTGCGGGCACGGCACGAGGGCGCCCAGTTCGACTCGGACGTGTTCGCCATCGCCGACGGCACGCTGCCGGCCATGGTGCAGGAGGCCGCCGAGATCACCACCACCCGCGTCGACCCGGAGCTCTACGTCCCACCGGCGCCCGGCGCGGTCGTGCACCGGGCCTCCGGCGAGGCCCGGGACGCCGCGCTGCACTTCGACCGGATGGAGCGGCGGGTCCCGATGGGCACCGGCCGCGACGGCGTCCCGGTCTTCCTGAACGCGGACTTCCTGGACGGCACCCGCGGCGCGCACGTCTCGATCTCCGGCATCTCCGGCGTCGCGACCAAGACCAGCTTCGCGACGTTCCTGCTCTACTCGGTGTTCCGCTCCGGCCAGCTGGGCGCCGACGGGGCGAACGCCCGCGCCCTGATCTTCAACGTCAAGGGTGAGGACCTGCTCTTCCTGGACCACCCGAACACCAAGCTGGACGACAAGACCCGGTCCTACTACAAGCTGCTCGACCTGCCGGACAGCCCGTTCACCGACGTCCGGGTCTACGCGCCGCCCCGCGCCGGTGACCCGTCCGGCGCCCCCGACGTGAGCGGCCGGCTGACCGGCGTCGACTCGTTCTACTGGACGCTCGACGAGTTCTGCTCGGCCAAGCTGCTGCCGTACGTGTTCGCCGACGCCGACGACGAGCGCCAGCAGTACACGATGGTGGTCCACTCGGTCACCGCCCACCTGCATCGGTACGCGGTGCCCGCCGAGGGCGGGATCAGCATCGACGGCAAGCGGATCGGCTCCTACGGCGACCTGGTCGACCACATCGTCGAGCAGCTCACCGACGACGAGACCCGGTCGATCTGGGCCGGCAGCGCGATCAACATGGGCACCGTCAACGCGTTCGCCCGCCGGATGATCGGCAGCAAGCGGGACCTGTCCCGGCTGATCCGGGGCGACCTGGCGCAGCGCCGCCCGCACCAGATCAAGACCGCGGACAGCGCCCAGGTCACCGTCGTCGACCTGCACAACCTGCCGGACCGCGCGCAGCGCTTCGTGGTCGGCGTGACGCTGAAGAGCGAGTTCGAGGAGAAGGAGAAGTCCGGCACCGGCCGCCCGCTGCTCTTCGTGGTCCTCGACGAGCTGAACAAGTACGCGCCCCGCGAGGGCACCTCCCCGATCAAGGAGGTGCTGCTGGACATCGCCGAGCGCGGCCGCTCGCTGGGCGTGATCCTGATCGGCGCGCAGCAGACCGCCAGCGAGGTGGAGCGGCGGATCGTGACCAACTCGGCGATCCGGGTGGTCGGCCGGCTCGACCCGGCCGAGGCGTCCCGGCCGGAATACGGTTTCCTCCCGCCGGCGATGCGTCAGCGCGCGCTGCTGGCCCGCCCCGGCACGATGTTCGTCAACCAGCCGGACATCCCGGTCCCGCTCTGCGTGGAGTTCCCGTTCCCGGCCTGGGCCACCCGCAAGTCGGAGTCCGGTCCCCCGCCGGCCGAGACGCAGCGCTCGATAGTCCAGGGCGCCGACCCGTTCGCCGTCATCGGCGGGCGCGCCGGTGGCGACGACGACATTCCGTTCTAG
- a CDS encoding 8-amino-7-oxononanoate synthase, giving the protein MDWLGSLDRLARERAKAGLTRQLTPRPAGDRVVDLAGNDYLGLADHVTVVDAARSALETYGLGATGSRLVRGTTEAHTALESELAGWLAAESALVFSSGYLANLAVVRAAATIADLVVSDAYNHASLIDGCKISGLPVRVAPHNDPAGVAAILDAHPGRTAVVVTESVFSVDGDLAPLAELYAVTSARGALLIVDDAHALGLLGPAGSGGVVAAGLAGRPDVVVTATLSKSLGGAGGVVAGAAPVIRHLVDTGRTFIYDTAPPPAVVAGVHAAIGLARAADDRRATLFERGARIAARLRAAGFPVTDPAAGVLSVVAPGPEAAVGWAADCRDRGVAVGCFRPPSTPDGSSRLRLTVNAGVPEADFARALDVIVECAP; this is encoded by the coding sequence GTGGACTGGCTGGGGTCGCTCGATCGCCTGGCCCGCGAACGGGCCAAGGCGGGTCTCACCCGTCAGCTCACGCCACGGCCGGCCGGCGACCGGGTCGTCGATCTGGCCGGGAACGATTACCTCGGCCTGGCCGACCACGTCACGGTGGTCGACGCGGCGCGGTCCGCCCTGGAGACGTACGGCCTGGGCGCCACCGGCTCGCGCCTGGTCCGCGGCACCACCGAGGCGCACACCGCGCTGGAGTCCGAGCTGGCCGGCTGGCTCGCGGCGGAGTCCGCGCTGGTCTTCTCCTCGGGCTACCTGGCGAACCTGGCGGTCGTCCGGGCCGCCGCCACGATCGCCGACCTGGTCGTGTCCGACGCGTACAACCACGCGTCGCTGATCGACGGCTGCAAGATCTCCGGCTTGCCGGTCCGGGTCGCGCCGCACAACGACCCGGCCGGCGTCGCCGCGATCCTGGACGCGCACCCGGGCCGGACCGCGGTGGTGGTCACCGAGTCGGTCTTCTCGGTCGACGGCGACCTGGCCCCGCTCGCCGAGCTGTACGCGGTCACCTCGGCCCGCGGCGCGCTGCTGATCGTCGACGACGCGCACGCGCTCGGCCTGCTCGGCCCGGCCGGCAGCGGCGGCGTGGTGGCGGCGGGGCTGGCCGGCCGGCCGGACGTGGTGGTCACCGCCACGCTGTCCAAGTCGCTCGGTGGCGCGGGTGGGGTGGTCGCCGGCGCCGCGCCGGTGATCCGGCACCTGGTCGACACCGGCCGCACGTTCATCTACGACACCGCCCCGCCGCCGGCCGTGGTGGCCGGCGTGCACGCCGCGATCGGGCTGGCCCGGGCCGCCGACGACCGGCGCGCGACGCTGTTCGAGCGGGGCGCCCGGATCGCCGCGCGGCTGCGCGCCGCCGGGTTCCCGGTCACCGACCCGGCGGCCGGGGTGCTCTCGGTGGTCGCCCCGGGCCCGGAGGCCGCCGTCGGCTGGGCCGCGGACTGCCGGGACCGCGGGGTGGCGGTCGGCTGTTTCCGGCCGCCGTCGACCCCGGACGGCAGCTCGCGCCTGCGGCTGACGGTGAACGCGGGCGTGCCCGAGGCGGACTTCGCCCGGGCTCTGGACGTGATCGTGGAGTGCGCACCATGA
- a CDS encoding ROK family protein, which yields MTFTLTIDCGGGGIKGSVLDDAGTMRAHPIRVPTPYPLPPELFVKTLVDLGGQLPNADRVTVGMPGMIRHGVVVATPHYVTRSGPRTRVDPELVEAWRGFDARTALAEAFGLPTLVLNDAEVHGAGVVAGTGCELVLTLGTGLGCALFDGGGLAPHLEMSQAPVRWGMSYDTYIGEHERRRLGDALWSRRVRNVIEGLRPVFLWDRVYLGGGNSRLITPAQLARMGDDVVVVPNTAGIVGGVRAWTLGQR from the coding sequence GTGACTTTCACCTTGACGATCGACTGTGGTGGTGGCGGGATCAAGGGCTCGGTCCTCGATGACGCGGGCACGATGCGGGCGCATCCGATCCGGGTGCCCACGCCGTACCCGTTGCCCCCGGAGCTGTTCGTCAAGACCCTGGTCGACCTGGGCGGCCAGCTGCCGAACGCGGACCGGGTCACCGTGGGGATGCCCGGCATGATCCGGCACGGCGTGGTGGTGGCGACGCCGCACTACGTCACCCGGAGCGGCCCGCGCACCAGGGTGGACCCGGAGCTGGTCGAGGCGTGGCGCGGGTTCGACGCGCGGACCGCCCTGGCGGAGGCGTTCGGGCTGCCCACGCTGGTGCTCAACGACGCCGAGGTGCACGGCGCCGGGGTGGTCGCCGGCACCGGCTGCGAGCTGGTGCTGACCCTCGGCACCGGGCTGGGCTGCGCGCTGTTCGACGGCGGCGGGCTGGCGCCGCACCTGGAGATGTCGCAGGCCCCGGTGCGCTGGGGGATGTCCTACGACACGTACATCGGGGAGCACGAGCGCCGCCGGCTCGGTGACGCGCTCTGGTCCCGCCGGGTCCGTAACGTGATCGAGGGGCTGCGGCCGGTCTTCCTGTGGGACCGGGTCTATCTCGGTGGCGGCAACTCCCGGCTGATCACGCCGGCCCAGCTCGCCCGGATGGGGGACGACGTGGTGGTGGTGCCGAACACGGCCGGCATCGTCGGCGGGGTACGCGCCTGGACGCTGGGGCAGCGATGA
- a CDS encoding exonuclease SbcCD subunit D: MRILHTSDWHVGKVLKGRDRREEHTKVLAQVIEIARAEQPDLVIVAGDLYDTAAPTAEATRLVTRALTALRNTGARVVAIGGNHDNGQALDALRPWADAAGIELRGSVRDNLGDLLIEGTTGDGERWRLVALPFLSQRYAVRAAEMYNLTEAEANQTYADLIARLIGKLSESFAEPGAVNLITSHLTMVGASTGGGEREAHTIMGYAVPSTVFPQHTHYVALGHLHRAQRVLGPCPVRYSGSPLAIDFGEEENVCSVAIVDVGVDKAAQTRDVPVTSALTLRTVRGTLEQLATVNLPEAWLRVLVREVPRPGLREDVQEMLPNALEVRIDPDMLPDRTAARAAQRAGRSPRELFGDYLDSRGNAEEGVRELFDQLYDEVSSTQ; the protein is encoded by the coding sequence ATGCGCATCCTGCACACCTCCGATTGGCACGTCGGCAAGGTTCTCAAGGGCCGCGACCGGCGCGAGGAGCACACCAAGGTGCTCGCCCAGGTGATCGAGATCGCCCGGGCGGAGCAGCCCGACCTGGTCATCGTCGCCGGTGACCTCTACGACACCGCGGCGCCCACCGCCGAGGCGACCCGCCTGGTGACGCGAGCGCTCACCGCGCTGCGCAACACCGGCGCCCGGGTGGTGGCGATCGGCGGCAACCACGACAACGGGCAGGCGCTGGACGCGCTCCGGCCCTGGGCCGACGCCGCCGGCATCGAGTTGCGCGGCTCGGTCCGGGACAACCTCGGCGATCTGCTGATCGAGGGGACCACCGGCGATGGCGAGCGGTGGCGGCTCGTCGCCCTGCCGTTCCTCTCCCAGCGCTACGCCGTCCGGGCCGCGGAGATGTACAACCTCACCGAAGCCGAAGCGAATCAGACCTATGCCGACCTGATCGCGCGCCTGATCGGCAAGCTCAGCGAGTCGTTCGCCGAGCCCGGCGCGGTCAACCTGATCACCTCGCACCTGACCATGGTCGGGGCGAGCACCGGCGGCGGCGAGCGCGAGGCGCACACGATCATGGGCTACGCCGTGCCCTCCACGGTGTTCCCGCAGCACACGCACTACGTCGCGCTCGGCCACCTGCACCGCGCGCAGCGGGTGCTCGGCCCCTGCCCGGTGCGGTACAGCGGCAGCCCGCTCGCCATCGACTTCGGCGAGGAGGAGAACGTCTGCTCGGTGGCGATCGTCGACGTGGGCGTGGACAAGGCCGCGCAGACCCGGGACGTGCCGGTCACCTCGGCGCTGACCCTGCGCACGGTCAGAGGAACCTTGGAACAGCTCGCCACGGTGAACCTTCCGGAGGCCTGGCTGCGTGTCCTGGTGCGCGAGGTACCCCGCCCCGGCCTGCGCGAGGACGTGCAGGAGATGCTGCCGAACGCCCTGGAGGTCCGCATCGACCCCGACATGCTGCCCGATCGCACGGCGGCCCGGGCCGCGCAGCGCGCCGGCCGCTCCCCGCGTGAGCTCTTCGGTGACTACCTGGACAGTCGCGGCAACGCCGAGGAGGGCGTCCGCGAGCTCTTCGACCAGCTGTACGACGAGGTGAGCAGCACTCAATGA